The Montipora foliosa isolate CH-2021 chromosome 10, ASM3666993v2, whole genome shotgun sequence genomic sequence GCAATAAACTTAATCTTCAAAATTACGTACCAGATTTGGCTTTTGCCTTTTAATGATTGCGAAAGTCTGTTGGATGTCACAAAGCGTGTCTCGAGCGGGCAAGATCGGGCTTGCATAGGATTAACTAAACCGACAAAGCTTCAAGTGTGAAGAATTCCTTCCCTTTTGACACAGACATCTCTAAGACGACCTTTGTCGTTTCCTACGTTATCCACTTTTCAAACGAGATAACTGGCTCCGTCCaatgaattaaatttattttactttcaaattctTTAAACTAAGCCACTTAATTAACTAATCTTCGGTGACACCTTGATGCTTATCGTACAGGACGAAATATTTTACCTCCGCGATACAAAACTCAAAAAAgcaataatctttttttttttttttcagtacttACTTGTAAGTCATTTTGTATTTCAAGTACCGAACCATCGAAGAAGAGCCAGCAACCTCGAAACATATCCATCTGGTTTATTCTGAATCTTTTCTTATCGACTGCGCTAGAGTTTTCTTACCACGACAAAGTAAGCTGTTTTCAGAGTTCCTCTGACGttcttttaatgtaaagtttGCTTCGTAGGCCGCATCTCTACCAAGACAGTATGGGCATATCAAAAACTGCTTCGTGTGCTACTTATTTTTTACGGTGACTTATATTAAATTGGCCTGGGAAAATGAATGGGAGAACTTACATCAGACTAAAATCTCGCAGTTTGTGAATTGCATCTGAAGGCTTCACAAGAGAACACTGTTGCCGGGCAATGCACGAGTCAGACTTcaacgagaaaaaaaagagaCCATTGCAAAGGATTTTTACTGAAATAGCCGCACTTAGTCGACTTAATGTTTTCCTTGCGCTAAGCAAGGCCCATGGACATATAGTCGACAAGTCAGCATTTTTTGCAGCATGCCTTTTGATCCACGTGTAATGAATTCGCAGATATAAGGACATCAGAATTTCGATCCAATTATATAAAGGATCTTAACGCGAAGCAGGGTATTGAGTTTCGCGTCACTGAGTGTTCACCGTAATTAATCTTTCCTCTTTCTCGGTGGGTCTTTACTTTCGCGTTTTTTCTTGTATTCGTAACAAAACGTGGATTATTCTTTAGTGGGTTATGTATGTAGTCTAGCTATGTAGCCTACTATTCTTGCAAAACACAATGGAGCCGAGAATGAAGCGCCGTTCTAAACATCTCCACGTATCGTAAATCACTCCCTGCTAATACTTTGCAAAAGGATTTTAAGAAGATTTCGATTAACCCTCTCTGATCTGTCAAGGGCTCTATCTGTTTCCGCCGCTGTTGTTAAGTAGAAAGCATTTGATAATGTCAATTTTTGATGGTTTCCGCCTTAAAGAACACTTTGGAACGCCggcaaaaaagttatttacggGAGTTTGTTAGCCAACTGGCAGCTAATTTTAAATTGTTATCGCATATTTGGGTCAGTTTTCCCATTGCCAGTTTTCAATGCCAGCAGAGTTGTTTGCTGATACTTGGCAAAAAGGCGTAACAACCGACATTCTCGAATCGGACACATTTGGGATCAGACAGTTTCGTTTCACTTTTGTGGAAGTCAAAACTTTATGACGTATGTACTTCATCTATTCTTTTAATCGTCGGCAAGTttgaaacactgaaaacaattGCGTCTTACAAAGCAGCTAAACGAAGGCAAAGCGGCAAATTCCACAGCTGAAAAGTCTGTGTACCtgtagatgtacatgtaagacCATATTATAGATGATAGAGAATGAATTCGAACCTAACTGAACGAAACAGTTTTCAAgttcttcaggggcacccaacgagagtatagctcaaaaccacttaaacatagcattgctAAATGTATTTTAGTATCTAACGTTAGAAACAGGTATATTTTTATcctctaaaaatttttcatctgttcggattccctggCCGAAAGTCTattgatccgaaaattatagggatcaaaacttaccttttcgaaaatttcagccaaacAAAAGGGCTCTCGAAAATTCTAAGtgagctttttagggtaaaaatccgtttaaaatgggcaattataccatgttttagttgttcgaaaatcctaggacaggcaagcaagcaaggaattttacaacaaatgttccgaaaattctagatctcaaatcgtcttccgaacagatttttctccgaaaattgacgttggtgCCCCTGGTTCTTGGATTGATTTGGATCAAGTCAGTTTAAATCCTTTATTTTTGAAGTGAGAAAAGTGTATCCTTCGGGTTTCACCATGCAAACGTGAAATTTGTCACAGTGATTTTCAGGAGGTTGCTTCAGTATCTATTGTGTTcttgtttgcttttgttgagAAAGTGCTGGGGCTTAATTTAGTTGTCAGATCGGCTTTAAGGAATCCGTTAAGAAGTGCTTAGTACATGGCAGACAGATGGAGCAGAATAATACTTCTTGACGATATTGAACGAGATGTAGCTGGTGTTTCCCGAAATGGGACGAAATTATAATCGAGATATGACCTAAGACTAAAAGAGGTTTTATCAGGAACGTCTAGAATCCGTATGTAGAGCAGCAGAAAGGACTTCGTTTAAAAGGTCCCTTTGCAGTCTTATTTATTTTAAGCCATATACCTATCAATATTGTTCACGACTCGGTCCGAGTTTATTTCACTGCAGTGAACTTTGCTAAATACGTGTCGTTTTCTCCTCAAGAAAAATTGACCTTTGTCACGGTTAAGTCCCTGTTACATCATAAATCTTTTACAATTTTAGCATACAAAGGCCGGAATTTGAAGGGTTTAGTTCTAAATGCCGTTTTATCTCTGCAAATCCCTCTTAAGCGTTGAATGGAAATTATTGTAGAAGATGGTTTCGTCAGTAATCTGGTTTCTTATTTTTCAGTTTGAATACAAGCTGCCTTCTTGAAGCACAATGGCGCACTCGGTTTTACCCGACTTTCACTGGTCTGCAGCAGCTGTCGCCATATTGGCCCCTGTAGTTGCATTGATTATTCTGTTTGGAATCATTGGAAATATTCTTGTTATAATTGTGTTGTGGCAACAAAAGCGTCGCTCGCATCGCAAGAGTGGAAGTTTCTTTCTCATCAGTTTGGCAGCGGCCGACATTCTCGCTTCTGCGAACCTCATATTTATGTTAGCAACCATCATTAACAAAGGAGAGTGGATCTTTGGGGAGCCTTTGTGCAAACTGAACGGTTTTCTGACTGTGCTTCTGGGCGCTACCTCGCTGCTTACGCTCTGTGCAATCAGTGTAAACCGGTATTTTAAGATTGTGGAAGGAGGGAAATACGATCGAATCTTCTCCTACAGCAATACCCTTCGGATTCTTGCGGTCACGTGGTTCATCCCCTTCGTCCTGTCGCTCGCACCAATCATCGGGTGGTCGGCGCACGAGTATCAAGTCGGAAAATGCGTCTGTCATTTCCTGTTCAGTCGAAATATCTCTTACACGCTGACCTTTGCTACTTTGGTAGTGGCTATTCCTTTCAGCATTATCCTTTTTTGCTATTTCAAGATTTACAAGATTATCAAAGCTCATGGCACCATGATCGGAAACCTTCGGCGGGACCAACCTTCGGTCAATGTGGAAGACATCAAAATTGCTACAACTCTGTTCACAGTTATTGTTGTGTTTATCATTTGCTACATTCCTGCGAGTGTGATAAACATTCTGGACATGGCGAATTTGGGATTCAGGATTCCTCATTGGCTGGACATGTTCTCCTTCGTGTTAGTTGTCTCCAATCATGCCAATAACCCGGTGATTTACAACGCCCTCAACCGATCTTTCAGGCAGTCATTTCGTGAGGTCTTACATATAGGGCCACCAGGACAGCCCCGCCCCGCGAGCAGGTTGCACAGCGGTAGCTGTTCAAAAAGCACAATTCCGCGATGCCTGCAGTCAAAAGGTgaaaaaggagagaaaaatCCCAACAACCCTTGCTACCAGCACTCGACCTCATCCACCGAAAAGTATACTCCAGAAGTTGTTGAAGTTACTGAGAATTTGGACTTTGATCAAGAGACTATTGTGCCGAAAGGGTGTCTTAGCGACCAATCTTCATATTGCTAATTTATCTGACTCTTATTAACGTTTGACTAGTTCGAATCGAACAAGCACAGAACGATGCTCATGTAAATAACTGTAAATATGTTTTGGTAGGTTGGTAAGACAGCGACTTCTAGCGCGAAACGGCCTTGTTGGGATCGAAATAACTCCTCTTCACCTATCATACAGAAAGCCGGGCATTTCGGAGTGAAttgttttgtaaatacagtgaaaaaaagaatcatgttttctttgtgatgAGATCTTTGTAGACTTTTTCTACAAATTAAGGATTACCCCGAGTTCATCGACTCATGATCAACGGCGCTTTTACCATGCAGCTGAAATCTCTCCCCCTGATCACAGATCTCAGTGTTTGTCTCAAGTACTATACTTCAGTTGTCAGTTTATTGTTAAcaatgttttgctttttttacgTCAGCTTTGACTTAGAgaagtcaaaacaagtcaaaacAATGACTTATTTGATTCTGGCTTGCATCGGGCCTTTTTCCTCAAATATCAAACAAATTAAAACCTAAGaaaaaaggagagaaaaaagttttaaatgaGATAATTTTCGTGCTTTTGTGTACCGTTTTCCGTGCAATTCTGACATCACGGGGGCCATGTTAGTGGAGAACAATAGCAAAGAAGTCTCAAGGggatttgactctattattatgtaaaatttgagttacattttgctattgttttgtcaCCAAGAGGGCCGGCGTCTTATCACGCAAGTACGATTAAAGATTCTCTCGATTACGCCGGAGAGTAGAGAGGTAGTTttggcccggggggggggggggggggaagtaaTTCGATATATCCCTtggtggggaggtgcggcgcggcccctcataccctgatcctgtttaagacaaatatcgctgattttcctactctgtttaagacagaattccgatttttgataccccgtttaagacatttaacgcagtttaagacaaaaattgataaatcgataccctgattaagacaaaaa encodes the following:
- the LOC137973140 gene encoding melatonin receptor type 1B-B-like, coding for MAHSVLPDFHWSAAAVAILAPVVALIILFGIIGNILVIIVLWQQKRRSHRKSGSFFLISLAAADILASANLIFMLATIINKGEWIFGEPLCKLNGFLTVLLGATSLLTLCAISVNRYFKIVEGGKYDRIFSYSNTLRILAVTWFIPFVLSLAPIIGWSAHEYQVGKCVCHFLFSRNISYTLTFATLVVAIPFSIILFCYFKIYKIIKAHGTMIGNLRRDQPSVNVEDIKIATTLFTVIVVFIICYIPASVINILDMANLGFRIPHWLDMFSFVLVVSNHANNPVIYNALNRSFRQSFREVLHIGPPGQPRPASRLHSGSCSKSTIPRCLQSKGEKGEKNPNNPCYQHSTSSTEKYTPEVVEVTENLDFDQETIVPKGCLSDQSSYC